Proteins from a genomic interval of Burkholderia cepacia GG4:
- a CDS encoding putative quinol monooxygenase: protein MTKLHIVAVLYAKAGHEARLRTRLAELVEPSRQEHGNLRYELLLDEADPRRFVFVEMWENAQTQARHHNEGPHILAFQARDWDAVEKVEVYRLSQIA from the coding sequence ATGACGAAACTGCATATCGTCGCGGTGCTGTACGCGAAGGCCGGCCACGAGGCGCGCCTGCGCACCCGGCTTGCCGAGCTCGTCGAGCCGTCCCGGCAGGAGCACGGCAACCTGCGCTATGAACTGCTGCTCGACGAAGCCGACCCACGCCGCTTCGTGTTCGTCGAGATGTGGGAGAACGCGCAGACCCAGGCCCGCCACCATAACGAAGGCCCGCATATCCTCGCGTTCCAGGCCCGCGACTGGGACGCCGTCGAGAAGGTGGAGGTCTATCGCCTCAGCCAGATCGCCTGA
- a CDS encoding DUF1656 domain-containing protein — protein sequence MFPEVPIASLLVPGVLPAFLGCGVAFWIVDRVLARAGLYRHVWHPALFRVSVFVCLFCGAGLLLAG from the coding sequence ATGTTCCCTGAAGTTCCGATCGCGTCGCTGCTCGTGCCCGGCGTGCTGCCCGCGTTCCTCGGCTGCGGCGTCGCATTCTGGATCGTCGACCGCGTGCTCGCCCGCGCGGGGCTGTACCGGCACGTGTGGCATCCCGCGCTGTTCCGCGTTTCCGTGTTCGTGTGCCTGTTCTGCGGCGCCGGCCTGCTGCTGGCCGGCTGA
- a CDS encoding FUSC family protein translates to MSSNKRTLTRPFTAAWVARTLIGMSREFGQTDGARLIHVAKTVVAVVLAMGVSMRLELAAPRTAMVTVVILMMHQHSGMVMARGFYRGVGMLIGNLAAIVLIGAFPQERVLFLSALVVWIGCCTWGAAYFRNYQSYGFVLAGYATCIAAIPSIDRPYDIIANVVTGLGEVSIGILSAGVVSALILPRHVRAMLMKTGEDHYADVIGFVRAALTQTLPADEQSRRYLRLLAARAQLENLRSAAVFEDPDLRARNDIMTRMAGQFLDAGARFHALHQYRASLQRAADRHAASVLSAACDDVARVLPPDDPARAFDLRAVEQLVDALDQAIARLTDSRTPEPVPDARDALTGLSLLKQALGSLRAYLADFIAIRRQPAPAATASGPVRAPVRIVTTANRMVSAAAGLRAIVAVSAVSLFWIASGWTGAAGAVVSATIASALYSIMPAPAAATRQVALGCTVAWLASVGFNFVLLPGMDSFAPLAAAFALFIAVGAYLNSFPKTAAFGLGFNIYFCFLTNLTNPVVYAPTATLDAGFSSILGIVAASLAYSVVAPYAGDWATGRYLHALRRLVSVDACFGELAGLMPRFDAGLRDFTLQIAARPATGHLGQQELFAWSFASLEIGRSIVDLRTAGAAEPPASVWHAHERALCTSVSRLFEQPSPATLHDAERAATDALATLNAAPPLTSGLAPRLADCVHFIRVSLQCNLVPLQRPPATSIPPDDARV, encoded by the coding sequence ATGTCATCGAACAAGCGCACGCTAACGCGGCCGTTCACCGCGGCGTGGGTCGCGCGCACGCTGATCGGCATGAGCCGCGAATTCGGCCAGACCGACGGCGCCCGCCTGATCCATGTCGCGAAGACGGTCGTCGCCGTCGTGCTGGCGATGGGCGTCTCGATGCGGCTGGAGCTGGCGGCGCCACGCACGGCGATGGTGACCGTCGTGATCCTGATGATGCATCAGCACAGCGGCATGGTGATGGCGCGCGGCTTCTATCGCGGCGTCGGCATGCTGATCGGCAACCTGGCCGCGATCGTGCTGATCGGCGCGTTCCCGCAGGAGCGCGTGCTGTTCCTGAGTGCGCTCGTGGTATGGATCGGCTGCTGCACGTGGGGCGCCGCGTATTTCCGGAACTATCAGTCGTACGGCTTCGTGCTCGCCGGCTATGCGACCTGTATCGCCGCGATCCCGTCGATCGACCGGCCCTACGACATCATCGCCAATGTCGTCACCGGGCTCGGCGAGGTATCGATCGGCATCCTGTCGGCCGGTGTCGTCAGCGCGCTGATCCTGCCGCGCCATGTCCGCGCGATGCTGATGAAGACCGGCGAAGACCACTACGCCGACGTCATCGGCTTCGTGCGCGCCGCGCTCACGCAAACCCTGCCGGCCGACGAACAGAGCCGCCGCTACCTGCGGCTCCTCGCCGCGCGCGCGCAACTCGAGAACCTGCGCAGCGCCGCGGTATTCGAGGATCCCGACCTGCGCGCGCGCAACGACATCATGACGCGCATGGCCGGCCAGTTCCTCGATGCCGGCGCGCGCTTCCATGCGCTGCATCAGTATCGGGCCAGCCTGCAGCGCGCCGCCGACCGGCACGCCGCCAGCGTGCTGTCGGCCGCCTGCGACGACGTCGCGCGCGTGCTGCCGCCGGATGATCCGGCGCGCGCGTTCGACCTGCGGGCCGTCGAGCAGCTCGTCGACGCGCTCGACCAGGCCATCGCGCGGCTGACCGACAGCCGCACACCGGAACCGGTGCCCGATGCGCGAGACGCGCTCACCGGACTGTCGCTGCTGAAACAGGCACTCGGCAGCCTGCGCGCGTATCTGGCGGACTTCATCGCGATCCGCCGCCAGCCGGCGCCGGCCGCGACCGCATCCGGGCCGGTCCGCGCACCGGTGCGCATCGTCACCACCGCGAACCGCATGGTGTCCGCCGCCGCGGGACTGCGCGCGATCGTCGCGGTGTCGGCGGTGTCGCTGTTCTGGATCGCGTCGGGCTGGACGGGCGCAGCCGGCGCCGTTGTGTCCGCCACGATCGCGAGCGCGCTGTACTCGATCATGCCGGCGCCGGCCGCGGCGACGCGCCAGGTCGCGCTCGGCTGCACGGTCGCATGGCTCGCGAGCGTCGGCTTCAATTTCGTGCTGCTGCCCGGCATGGACAGCTTCGCACCGCTCGCCGCGGCGTTCGCGCTGTTCATCGCGGTCGGCGCGTACCTGAATTCGTTTCCGAAGACGGCCGCATTCGGCCTCGGCTTCAACATCTACTTCTGCTTCCTGACCAACCTCACCAATCCCGTCGTCTATGCGCCCACGGCGACGCTCGATGCAGGCTTCTCGTCGATTCTCGGCATCGTCGCCGCATCGCTCGCGTATTCCGTCGTCGCGCCGTATGCGGGCGACTGGGCGACCGGGCGCTATCTCCATGCGCTGCGGCGCCTGGTGTCGGTCGATGCGTGTTTCGGCGAACTCGCCGGCCTGATGCCGCGCTTCGACGCGGGCCTGCGCGACTTCACGCTGCAGATCGCCGCGCGCCCGGCGACCGGCCACCTCGGCCAGCAGGAACTGTTCGCGTGGAGCTTCGCGTCGCTGGAGATCGGTCGCAGCATCGTCGATCTGCGCACGGCAGGCGCCGCCGAGCCGCCAGCTAGCGTGTGGCACGCGCACGAACGTGCGCTGTGCACGTCGGTCTCGCGCCTGTTCGAGCAGCCGTCGCCCGCGACACTGCACGATGCCGAACGCGCGGCCACCGATGCGCTCGCCACGCTCAATGCCGCGCCCCCGCTCACCTCCGGCCTGGCGCCGCGCCTGGCCGACTGCGTCCATTTCATTCGCGTGTCGCTGCAATGCAATCTCGTCCCGCTGCAACGCCCGCCCGCCACGTCCATTCCGCCCGATGATGCCCGTGTGTAA
- a CDS encoding efflux transporter outer membrane subunit encodes MMPVCNPECRTAASSSRTLAARGIAALALLWLGACAHTGGIAPRATLVDAAAVANGLPASASQASWPRDDWWRAWRDPQLDALVADAVAGSPALRVAQARIDRYAELARIAGAARYPTVSASGDFGRTRFARFASSSPPGGNTVWHNSAGVDVGYPLDLWGKHRAEREGALDSTLAAEADARVARLALETAVVRTYVTFAKTFDQRDVAVATRKRQQDVVDIIARRYRAGLASRFEITQASTPVATSRAQIEELDRQLAVLRNELAVLTGRGPGAGAALARPALRLDVPVALPANLPAELVGHRPDISAARWRVEATAKGIHAAHADFYPNIDLIASAGLASAAFGGFFTFINNDAMTHGFGAAISLPIFDGGLRQGRYGVAVADYDLAVETYNEAVLAAFRDVADQVVSLQSLAQQQVDIEAANDSAQHAFDYATQGYRAGLTDYLNVLSTQTELLQAQQALANVRAARLDAWAQLMMALGGGVEPTGDTAARPPRGAPDVP; translated from the coding sequence ATGATGCCCGTGTGTAATCCCGAGTGCCGCACCGCGGCAAGCTCGTCCCGCACCCTCGCCGCGCGCGGCATCGCGGCGCTCGCCCTGCTGTGGCTCGGCGCGTGCGCGCATACCGGCGGCATTGCGCCGCGCGCGACGCTCGTCGACGCAGCCGCGGTCGCGAACGGGTTGCCCGCGTCCGCGTCGCAGGCATCGTGGCCGCGCGACGACTGGTGGCGCGCGTGGCGCGATCCGCAGCTCGACGCGCTGGTCGCCGACGCCGTGGCCGGCAGCCCCGCGTTGCGTGTCGCACAGGCACGCATCGACCGCTACGCCGAGCTGGCACGCATTGCCGGCGCGGCGCGCTACCCGACCGTCTCCGCGAGCGGCGATTTCGGCCGCACGCGCTTCGCGCGGTTCGCCAGCTCCAGTCCGCCGGGCGGCAACACGGTCTGGCACAACTCGGCCGGCGTCGACGTCGGCTACCCGCTCGACCTGTGGGGCAAGCATCGCGCGGAACGCGAAGGCGCGCTCGACAGCACGCTGGCGGCCGAGGCCGATGCGCGCGTGGCGCGCCTGGCGCTCGAAACCGCGGTCGTGCGCACCTACGTCACGTTCGCGAAAACGTTCGACCAGCGCGACGTCGCAGTGGCGACCCGCAAGCGCCAGCAGGACGTCGTCGACATCATCGCGCGCCGCTACCGGGCCGGACTCGCGAGCCGCTTCGAGATCACCCAGGCGAGCACGCCGGTGGCAACGAGCCGCGCGCAGATCGAGGAACTCGACCGGCAGCTCGCGGTGCTGCGCAACGAACTGGCCGTCCTCACCGGCCGCGGGCCGGGCGCCGGCGCGGCGCTCGCGCGGCCCGCGCTGCGGCTCGACGTGCCGGTCGCGCTGCCGGCGAACCTGCCGGCCGAACTCGTCGGCCACCGGCCGGACATCAGCGCCGCGCGCTGGCGCGTCGAAGCAACGGCAAAGGGAATACACGCCGCGCACGCCGACTTCTATCCGAACATCGACCTGATCGCGAGCGCCGGGCTCGCGTCCGCGGCGTTCGGCGGCTTCTTCACGTTCATCAACAACGATGCGATGACGCACGGGTTCGGCGCGGCCATTTCGCTGCCGATCTTCGACGGCGGGCTTCGCCAGGGCCGCTACGGCGTCGCGGTTGCCGACTACGACCTCGCGGTCGAGACATACAACGAAGCCGTCCTCGCGGCGTTCCGCGACGTCGCGGACCAGGTCGTGTCGCTGCAGTCGCTCGCGCAGCAGCAGGTCGACATCGAGGCCGCGAACGACTCCGCGCAGCACGCGTTCGACTACGCGACGCAGGGCTACCGCGCGGGGCTCACGGATTACCTGAACGTGCTGTCGACCCAGACCGAACTGCTGCAGGCGCAGCAGGCGCTCGCCAACGTGCGCGCCGCCCGCCTCGACGCGTGGGCGCAACTGATGATGGCGCTCGGCGGCGGCGTCGAACCGACGGGCGACACCGCCGCCCGGCCACCGCGAGGAGCGCCCGATGTTCCCTGA
- a CDS encoding LysR family transcriptional regulator: protein MNIDDIQAFLFAVERQSITESARRLGLSKSVVSKRISDLERTLGVQLLMRSTRNVTPTEAGVTFYRAASESMRRLVDVAEEIAERSHGLCGELRITSPVSLTRRWLGPAIAKFAAAHPQLRVTLETDDRTVNLEVERFDVAIRSARLPDSALIARRVAACERVVVCSPGYLATHGEPASIDALLEHRCLNYSHTAPSATWTFTTPGSLGKPRAISPGSAFLSNNGETLRDAAVQGIGIAMLPRYIADECLRDGRLVRVLADEAPQDEVIYAVYPRNPYAGNKLKLFIEHVRIALLDPPWSADADKELHAETLSTDSV, encoded by the coding sequence CTGAACATAGACGATATCCAGGCCTTCCTGTTCGCCGTCGAGCGGCAAAGCATCACCGAATCCGCACGCCGGCTCGGCCTGTCGAAGTCCGTCGTCAGCAAACGCATCAGCGACCTCGAGCGCACGCTCGGCGTGCAGTTGCTGATGCGCTCGACCCGCAACGTCACGCCGACCGAAGCCGGCGTGACCTTCTACCGCGCCGCATCCGAATCGATGCGCCGGCTCGTCGACGTCGCCGAGGAGATCGCCGAACGTTCGCACGGACTGTGCGGCGAGCTGCGCATCACGTCGCCAGTCAGCCTCACCCGCCGCTGGCTCGGGCCGGCGATCGCGAAGTTCGCCGCCGCGCATCCGCAGTTGCGCGTCACGCTCGAAACCGACGATCGCACCGTGAACCTCGAAGTCGAGCGCTTCGACGTCGCGATCCGCTCGGCACGGCTGCCCGACAGCGCGCTCATCGCGCGCCGCGTCGCCGCGTGCGAGCGTGTCGTCGTCTGTAGCCCCGGCTATCTCGCGACGCACGGCGAACCGGCGTCGATCGACGCGCTGCTCGAGCACCGGTGCCTGAACTACAGCCACACGGCGCCGTCGGCCACGTGGACGTTCACGACGCCGGGCAGCCTCGGCAAGCCGCGCGCGATCAGCCCGGGCAGCGCGTTCCTGTCCAACAACGGCGAAACGCTGCGCGACGCCGCGGTGCAAGGCATCGGCATCGCGATGCTGCCGCGCTACATCGCCGACGAATGCCTGCGCGACGGCCGGCTGGTGCGCGTGCTCGCCGATGAAGCGCCGCAGGACGAAGTGATCTACGCGGTCTATCCGCGCAATCCGTATGCGGGCAACAAGCTGAAGCTGTTCATCGAGCACGTGCGCATCGCGCTGCTCGATCCACCGTGGTCGGCCGATGCGGACAAGGAGTTGCATGCCGAAACGCTGTCGACGGATTCGGTCTGA